AGAGCCGCGAGCCAATGTTGGGACAAACTTACCAACTCTGGTTGAACCAAAGTCAGTAAGTTTTCACCTTTGTACTCAAAATCTCCAAACTCGTCGTCATTTGCGTTCACAGTTGTGACCAAATCAAGCGAACTGCTTTCGCTGCCCCTCATCGCGACGATATACACCTCCGCCCAAGCTTTCAGTATTGCCAACTTCTCCAAAGTGGCCAAACTTTCGTTGTACAACTGGGTCGTGTTAGTCTTGTTTTGCAGTTTCGTAAGCGATGAAACCAACAACTGGTGTACCCTCCTCAGATCGTTTAAATCTCTAGCAACATTCGAGCCGATCCAAGTAGAGCAAACTTCACAAGCGGCTGCTGTGACGTGAGAAGAAGTATCCGGAGCGAACGCTGGTCTTAAAGCTGCACCGACTTGCGCTTGAAATTGTTCTAATAATAAATGCCCCGGAAATTCTGGTTCCGGAACTTTGGAGAACTTCTCTATGATGTCTTGAAGAGTCTTCAAACCTTCTAGACGCAAAGGATCTGAGTCGCTGGTGGCAGCGATGAACGCCATCCGAATCAGTTCGGACAAATGTAAAACCAAAAAGTCTGTTTTGCCTTTGTTCAGTTGCATCTCTTTCGCCTGGATCAGATCGAAATGAGTGGTCTTACTGGCGCTGCTTTCGCACGCTGTTATTATTTTGCGAACGCACTCCGCTGCGAACACTCTAGTCGGCCATCTCGGTTGCACAGCGGGGTGAGTCGAGGAGTCGTCTTCGGCGTGGAATTCTGCTTGATCGTCGTCTGCTTCCTGTTCGTCGTTTTCGTCGGCGTCGTTGGTGGAGACACTTTGTTGGTCCTCCATGTTTGTACTATCTGCAAATGATTTGGGTTTGTAAAGTGGACAGGCAGAGAATGGTAAGTGTACCTGTGGCAATGGTGAGAACGTCCTTGCACAACCCTAACCACTGGGATAAGTTGTCGGCGGCGAGCATCTGCAGCATGCTGATCAAGGTGTCGTGAATGTCTTTGATTAAAGCGGCGTCGGTTTCGGTGTCCAGCATGCTGAAGAAGACGCCAGGAAGACCGGTTTCGGTTATCAACAATCCTTCTACTGTGTTGGTGTCGCGACTTTCGCTGGCGAAGGTCATTGCGTGTTCGCATACTTCTTTGGCTTCTCGTTGGGCCAACTGTCGCAAGCACGAAATTGCGGCTTTTCTGAGTAAGAGGTGGTTGCTCGATAATGTGCGctgaaaataaatcaataaattatcaaatgttaaattgaaatgtcaaaaaattatgaaaatatgacatttttgacagtcaaattttgacagatctataaaattcaaattgaagATATCAAATGCACCATTTTCTTTTGATatgtcaaaaatgtcaaattttgacagataaaattcaaattaaccatagttataaaacgtacacagAGCGTGGGAACCAAAGACGACAGGTTCACGTGTCTTGGTGCAAACAAGTGCAACTGTTGCAGACAGCCTGTGGCCTCGGCTTGGACCAAAGGATCTTGATGGTCTTGCATGATGGCACATGCGCACAAGAATGAAGATCTCGCCATACAAATACTCGAGGTATTTCCTTGTAATTCGGGTCCAATAGTTGTAATCAATGCCGATAACACTTTCCCAATACACTGATGTACATCGATGTACGATTGAGGAACGTTCAGCAGCAACTTCAAAGCTAGAGAAAGACTGGGTTCCACATAACCTCTAAACATTGGGCCTCCTGAATCTGCAATCAAGGCTAAAGCGTGCAGAGACCACACTTGCACCACTGGAGAAGTCTGGTCTTGAGCCAGCGCCAACAAAATAGAGACACTGGTGTTTAAATGTTGACTGGAACCCATTCCTCCGACGTAGCGGTGAAGACAACCCAACGCTAGAGAGTGACCAGTCCGACTAGCGACATCTCTAGCTGACTTAAGCCGGTCGAAACTAGTCTGTGCCAATTCTGCTGTAAATTTCGGATCGGAGACTACTTGCGCCATCCTCCCCACTGCTTCTCCCGCGGCACACCGCAGAATAGGATTGGGGGATGTTAGCGCCCCCACGATCAAACTAGCGGCGGCTTTCTTCACGTCTTCTTGCCCGATACTCATTTTTGCCTCGGTTAATCCCTTCAAACCGCTCAAGAGTGCAGTGAAGACGTTCATCTGGACCGCTTCTTGTCTGGAACTCTTCGCATGTTTGATACACTCTGCGAAGTGATCGACCATTTGCAAGCGATGTTTGTTTGCTACTCTCGGGAAGATTTGACCGAATAAGAGAACAGACATGTCGATCACAGCCACACCTAGTGGTAACGGCCCTGGGATTATTTCGCTCTGAAATTGGCCAGTTAGTAGAGAAAGCAGAAAAAGTACAAGAGGTACCATTGATATTTGGCGATAGAGGCAACAGGGATCGTGCTCTAGAGCTCCAGAGCCGGCTGCGCTGTTCGGCTGTAACTAAGACAAGCTTCAGTTAGTTTGAAGTAGTGATTATAAAAAGCAGACAAAATAAACGAAGGGCCAAGCAAACGGTCAAACAAAAGAATGACTAAGACCACATTACTCACGTGTTCACCGTCTGCCCTTCGATTAGGCTCCATCTAAGGAAAAGGTGTATTACATTACCTCCACGATAGAGTGCAAAATGTTAGTTgggaaaatttacaaaaagcaTTATTGAACAAGTGTTTGCTAGTTTAATTCAACTTACTTGGTCTTCTATTGTTCTATGATCGGTCTCTTGTAACCACGTACCCAATATTACTGAGTCATCAGCGTGGCACACTGTTCTCATCTGAGAAGTCGTCGTATTGGCCGGGTTCTCGGTGAGAGTGAACTCTGCCACTAACATCCTCAACAGATGAGTATAGGAACCTGCAACAATCAATTATTTACGGAATCACCAAGCACGCAAACTTACTTTCGAATGATTGTGGTGGCAACAAGAGAAGAGTCTCGTATAGGCGTAGTCTCACCATCGCAGCAGGCGCCTTCAGTTGTTGACCATAACTCTTCAGAATACTTGATAtgctaaaaattatttgtactgtatttgttgaaaaaatattttaaagttgTACTTGGTAAGCATCGCCAACGCTGATTCAATCGGAGCAAGCAGTCTTCTGTTTATGTCTTCGGTTACTAGTTCGTGACAGTGTTGGAGGAAACTGTGCATTGCAGAGAGCGCCCCAGCTCGACCTTCCAGAGTGACTTGCCAAGTGAACGCGTCTCCTCGTGCTTTCTCCGAGTCCAGTTCTTTAGTTGATCGCGGGAACGAATTCCTCCACAGAAGTAGCATTCGAGGGAGCAAACCCCTTACAACGGGCACTCCTAGAGTCATTATAGCCCCGATCAGAAGCCAACCTGCGTGTGTTCTGTTCAACGAGAGTCTACTATTTTGACTGGCGCTTCGCAACAACTCTTCCgcagtgttgaatatgattttgCCTTTAGTATGCGGCACCCCTAGCGGCGACAGATTAACCCCACCCAGTACAGCGGCTAGAGCACCACTGTAGCCCGCTATGGCCTCTGGGGATGTTCTGTATTCTTCGATTCCGGTGACGCAACGGTCAATTAGTGGAGTTATCTGACTCGGAACCGCCACACAGATGCAGCGCAAACACCAAGCCGCTGCCAATCTGGCCGCTTGACAAGGGTGAATCAAAACACTGACAGTGGCGTCGATCAAATCTAAAATTCGAAGATCAATCAAGCTCAATCGGTTGAAAGCAACTTACTTAGAGTTTGATCGGTGATCAGGTCGTGTGCTGTGGTTCCTAAACTTAAGACTAAACAACCGATTTCCTGCAAGGCACAGACTAGGAGATGCTGACTGAACAATGTTTCCTGATTGAAATCTTTGGCATTCTCGGGGTTGAAATCGATCGAATTCATCTCTTTGACAATGATCTGGGCGATCTCTTTGCAAGCCGAACTTTGCGCTTTCTCCCCCAACATCTTCCCCAAGACGCTCCtcaatataaaatttatacattttctcGAATAAACGGCGTCTACATGAGACGACGCCGCTTTAGGGTTGGCCACTAAGTACAAAATGTGCGAGAGGAAAGACTTAATATTGCGTTCGAGCCAGACGCTTCCCAAAATTTGAACGAAAATCACATACGcctgaaaaatttatattaactcaaactaaaaaaattaacgatCGCTGCGATTTACGTGTGTCACTCCTACGCGGACTTCTCTGTTGACACTGGAACTACCCTTGATTATCTCACCTGTTCCTTTCAAAAAACCTACACCCCCACGAAGAAAACCTGCCATCAGAATTCCCAAAGCTTCATCCAACGAGACTAGTTTCAACCCTTTAAGTTGCGCTGAAATTCAAAATCTAGTGTTGTGGAAGAGGCACAAGTCTTGGATAAGATTGTCGAATCGAAACCgttacgaaaaaaatttaaatcggaagtcaaaaaatacaaaaccaaaaaaaatctcGTTTTTAAAGTGGTTATGGAAGTTTTAAAACGGTTTTCGGTTCGCAATATTTAAATCGGTTTGACAGGCTTTGTTTGGGTGCTTACGCGTTTTTTCTGGTTTCTGATTCTGGGTCATGGCGATGAGCGCCCCTAGAAGTTTAGCAACAGAGCACCTGACTTCATAGTTGGACCCGTCGAATGCTCGAAAACACAGAGTGGCCAAGCTTTCTAGTTCGCTGGTGTAGAGAAAAGGTGCATGGTTCAACATTTCCAAGAGGCATCGTGTAGCGGCGCATCTAACGGCCATAACTCGATCAATCAAACAATGTCTGGCCGCTTTGTAGATGTCTTTGTGTACATTTGAAATCGCGTTTCCCATGCCGGCGCACACCTTAAAAATCCCAATCAATCACGGCTTGGATCAATCCCGATCCTTACTTTTTCCAGTGTCAACATGATTTCTATTCGAGTTTGAGACTCGGCGCTTCGAAGAGAACGGATCAAGATTTGAACGGTCTCTTCGTAGGATCGACCCATCATCCTGCCGAGTTTCTCGTACATCGTTCCGACGCAACAAATCGCGGCCCTGcgaatcaatttttatttaataatcctGATGGCAGATTAACGCGGCTTTACAATCTCGTGGGGAGAAAACTCGGGGAGTCGTCCTTATTTTTCAGAATGTCGTTGCATTTGTTCACCGTGTCGAAGAGGAGAAATGTGTCTCCGACTGAAAAAAGCGTCGCGAGAGAACGCGCTATTAATTTGCGTGTCGGAGGCCCAGGAGATTCTTGAATGTGGTTCATTAGTTGTTCTACTAATTTCTTCTGGCATCCTTTGATGTCGTTCTGGAATAACAACCGGATGAGACGCTTCTCGCAAAAATTAAGACCGTGAATAAAGTGGATCCCTCCGGCGGGTTGCggagaaataataaaaaaaactgcgAATTACACTAATGAAACAGAAAGTCGAAATCACACCATCGAAAAAGTAAACAAAGAACATGACGTACTCAAggaaataacaacaaaatgttGTTGGACTagagtaaaaattgttttgagtGTAAGTTAAAGTGCCTTATTACTATTAGTATATTATGCAGTCAAGTTTAAATCTGAAGAAATCTTGTATTTATCGTAAGAAAGATTGCGTGGAATTGGcgattcataaaaaaaaattgttgagacACTATAAAGCAGTTTGTAATGAGTCATaaagaaaagaataaatacaatttttatattgatAAGATTCATTATCTGGATTGAGTCAAACTCGAGTCTGTATAAATCCTGCAGACTACAAAACAACTTACATGTCTGATATTtcaaatctttttattttgaaaatatttttattcggGATTAATCAAGCGGAAATTTGAAGGAAACGAGATTATGTAAATTTAATGATTCGATGAAAAGTGAattgtgatttttaatattttggtgAATTGTGAGATTTCGATTTATCCGGAATTCGCAGGCGCCCTTTATCTGGGTCGGATTCGAACAATGTGTTTGAAGGGTCCACTTTATTCCGCATTGAGGTGTAGAGTAAACGTACCTTTTGTGCTGCTACTAAAACTTTGTCTAAAAATCGAAGCCATTCGAATATAAAAACTGGGCGTTTGGCTGGAGGTATCTGTGCCAAGGCTTCTTCGTTAAGTGTTAAACTATGTGATAATTCCATTatagaaaatatatttaaattcttCAGTCTCCTATAAAGAGAGATTTTTTACTTTGACAACTGGTACAACTTCGTTAAACTTGCATCATCCCTCCACCTATGCCATTAGATAAAAGTGCTATTTCCCTAGAGACTAAATCGACTCGACACGAGTTCACCTATTTCACCGACAAACATACAACTTCTCCCGTGtatctttaaaaatatatacttTTTCCGAAATTCTCTTCTCtcttttctaataaaatacaTCACGCGTTACGGCGTGCACacaatttattcattataTTGGGGTTGTGACGGTTTGGCTCGCACGAAACCCTAAATTTCAATTGTGTATACTATTGCAACACGGGATCATACACATAATTGGACACAGGTGTACTCCTTTTCCTACAGTAATTTACGCAGCTTTTAGCCGGTGTCAACACTCGACCGCAGAACAAACATGTTCGATAGGCGGTAATGTAAGCACGAACACTCGATTGTCGAGATGATGAAACCGAGAAAAAGGAACATGTAACGTAGATAAAAACCGActtaaataattcaaaaacgaaaaattgaataaaaggGAAGAAACAAGCGTTCGACATAATTTAATAACCAAAGCGCTGATACTACTAAACTTTAAATTCCTGCCGAACTTTCGCGgcaatttattcattttaaattagacTAAACAGTGAAATCATCCTGGTTCTGACTGTGAAAGGATTGATAAACAAATTAGTTTATTGTAGGCGTATTGAAGTAAGATTGTGACAAATTGGAGATAATAAGACCTCAATTTATAACAACGAACACGTTGTAGGCTTatacgaaaatatttttttgtgaaatattaGCAGCAGCTCATACCTATTTTGGTGCTCCATTCTGTGTCAAACGCGTACGATTAAACTATCACATACCATTAACGtcacatttgaaatttaaatgtgtTAACCAAAAGGAAATGATAAGACGTGTTGCGGAAAAACCGACTGCATCGTCTGGAACAAGACAAGATAGCGCATGCCCTTTGCTTATATCTTAATTTAAAGGGAATAACCTTTGTAACACCTGGTCCAAAGAAAATCAAAACGAGTTCACAGATTGACACTGCTTTTACGAtcgattaaattaaaatcattaGTAACAATAAAACAGGTGAGGGGTGTCTTTACGTTCACACATAAAAGTGTTGCAATTTTATCTTGTTGTGTGGCTCAAGAAGGttccaatttaatttattcaattcGAGTGCGtggattaatttaatttcaatgaaAGTGTGGGTCACTTGGTCGGACACACAGCAATTAGCAAAGCTGTGACAGATTTCTAAAAAAACTTAATCACATAAACTAAGAACACTTTCCTGTTACTGGTACGTGATTGGggtgtataaaaataatcaattttaactaatttaaagaGACGAAATTCGTTTTTTACGTGTTGATTGACAATTAAGATAGAATAAACAATAAGTCAAAAAAGTAGGGTAACAACCCTTACAGCGTTCTTGTTACATTTTGGGCCGACTTAAAAAGAAGAACTTACTATTTGTGGgtttaattaaactgtttttgatGTTGTCATAATTATTCCGTTAGTTTCTgctgaaaaaaaatcacccaAAACAATCTAATTACACAAAACCACAGATGACACAGAACTCAATGACAGGTGAACTGGCATGGCTGTCAACACGCAGGCGCTGCCAACCGTAGGGCGTCAAACTCACTGACCGCCTAAATTACGAATtgagcaatattttttaaagaaacatGATTGCAGTGGAGTAAGTTTAATATAtataaattcaattaaatttattacatggATAGATTATCCGTTATCAGCCGTATATTAGTtatcaatataaaaatataaacaaaatgtcaaagtatACAATAAACATAATATCTAATTAActtaataattacagtataGTGTCACTATTAAGCTGAATTTACTATTTTAACaaatgcattttaaaattttgcaaaaatcaaagaaatcaAATTCCACTATGAAACAGAcgtgtattgttggttatcTAACTAACCACCgtcgttttttgtttttaattttttcggtAGGTTCAAATTTACaagacaattaaaaaaagagtAATTTAGAGTGATATTCGTCTTAATTGATTAGTAAATAATTCTATACTTACCTATGTTTTAAAGTTTGTGAGACGTTAGaattgaaaatcttttttgtaatattttttgtttgtttctcaTATTTCATGTTTTGctctttttttgtattttgttgaTTATATATATTTGTGGGATTGTGGGTAAATAAAAAGTATTATTATATAACAGTTTATTTTACATAGTCTAtgcttttaaaaatcattaataTTACATCTAACAAAAGAGAAAGGAACATGAATAAACCAGGCTTTCCAGTAAAAATGTCTGTAGTAAAATGTGCATCGCATGAtataatttctattttatcgAAAGCAAAGCACACGTAAAACACACTCAAATAACTAAAGCCGTAGACGAATAAAGCAAGCTACCGATATCGTGTTGGTCTAAGATGGTTTTGACTATAGATATGTTTATTTTGGCTAAGCGGCATGAGCCACAGTTTACCACCATTTTAATCTAACAGTTATTCCTTATACCGATCTATAACAACacgaaataaacaattttcctAAAATTTACATTATAATACACTGATCGACCCTAAGTTTGGTTCAATGAGGGTCCTTTTAATAGTTAGTGTAAGTTACGCAAACACGATCGAACCATGTTTAATAAAACCAATTTTCATGGACGGGTTAGCTCTACAAAGCTTTAATCTAAACGAGGCgtaaatttctaaaatttcatGAAAATTCGAAATATCACACAACGAGTTTTGTAATTCTAATTAAACTAGTTAAGTGCATGTCAAAGACTGATGTTGGAATTTTCATGAAAACAACGCTATACaaacttttgtaataaatctCAACATATACACTACacgattttgtaaaaatataaattttttatcgctagTCATCCCAAAGTTCAAACGTGcttgcttggaattttataacaaatactGAGTTTCTCAGGATAACAATAGTTTAAGCATTAGGTGTATATTTAACAATGTGTTTCTAAAATTGTGCCTAATAGTGCGTCGTATAAGTGTAGTCTTAACACTAATTACAAATATCTAAAACTTAGCTAAGTCATATTAAATACATGAGAGATATGTTTATGGATTCAGTCATTGTTGAAATAACTAAATTAGTTAATTCAATGCCCTTCAATCGTGACGAAACATCAAAATGGTCCAGTTTTAGCTACGTTTCAAACCACAACATTTTCACTTCAGGAATATTTGGTTTTCCCGCTGGTTACATTGACATTCATAATGGAGGGAAAATTTTGGCGCGAAAACGTTTTGATTTGATCTTTTTGCACACACTGCACGTGTCATGCAGTTCTATATTTACTGCATAATTAACACACCGAAATGGAACTTGCGACAACAATAATACTAATTAGTTGGCTAAGTGGGTTTTCGTGTAGTAGCATTGGTCTTAAGTGCATTAGGTACGGTCATTGAAGGACATTGACcctgtttaattttaaaaatataattgtagCAAAATAAAATACCTTGTTAAAGCTATTATGATATGCATATAATTTATGTAAGCCATGACATTTTAGTAAAGCATTTTatgaatataaaataaaaaagtttgtCTGGCTGAGTAGATGTCAATAACTCACATAGGAAGACATTTTAAGATTGTACGTGATTGGATGTATGAAAACAAGATTGATGAAATTTAATGCGTATTTTCTGTCAAAAATGATCTGAGCAATACTTTAGAAATGATAATGGGATGACAATTCGTGACTAGTCTATCCTATAGTTAACAAACTAATATTAACAGTCAACACTGATATGTACAGAGTGATTATTTTAACCAAACAGTTCGTGTCACCATCGACACTTTCTTTTACAGATTAGATTacttaattttcattgtaaaAGGATATGTATTGAATTGTGCTTACTTTAAACAATCTCACTGTCACGACGGCGTCAACAGTTTTCGACTGATTATTGTTAACAGTAATGTTGAAACTAACAAATGATGAGGTAACGATTCGATTCGTGATGTCGAATTTGGCTCTATTTGCACAATCTCCACTTCTGCCATCTTGAAAATAGACAGCAGCAGGTGCGATATGAAGTCCGGATTGCGTGAATTTATTCGATCACTTATTATTTCTAACAGTTCGGCACACTGCTCCTGAAAATGAAGGaaacacaatttccaattacATCTCCGCCTTTCTATTAAACAAAGATCAGTTCATTATACATAATTTGCTTTGACATTGACCAAgcatttaaattcaatttcctATTTTATTAACAGGCTGCTCTGCAGTTTTACCAACCGCGAAACCATCAATTTGGATCATCAAGCTCTAACCAAATCCGTTAAaacgcattttttttttgccgaaaACGACAATTACAGGTAGTGCAACGCATAAAATAATGACACTAATGCCGATgtaattactattattattgttatcgtGTAATTATATGTATAAACTGCGCTCAAAGAAAACTACCTCTCACAAAAATATAGATAATTCCTGCAAAATAAATGATGGTTATTAATTGTTTCATAACttgaacaattaatttttcttttacttcaaaataaattatgagaGCGCAGTTTTATGTGTCAGTTAACACTGACAAAGTAAATAGGTTATTATCTTATGTATTGAtagttttaaaaacttttctcATTTTCTTTCTCGTATTTACCGAGCATCACAATAAACCATAGGTATATAAAACTTGTGACTCCTTTAATATGCTACAAATTcttatttggaaattttgccaacataaattaattcgcttaaaaaatgtcaatgaaTTAGTCCACTGAAGAAAACGCCGAGAAAAAGAAGAATATAAGTTATATTCCGGCATGCAATACCGATTTGTGGTGGTTTATAGAAATGGCGCAACAATGTAACGGGGTCATTTACGTTGTTTTGTATCGAGCGGGtttactttgaaaaaaatccctCAATTATTTCGCTTTTTCAAGTCATGCGATAGTTGAAATCtacatatttttgattttaatttaatcttgAACTCGCCTGACAGATTTATTAAGAAACAACTAAGTTTATCTCAGATCGTGG
The sequence above is drawn from the Tenebrio molitor chromosome X, icTenMoli1.1, whole genome shotgun sequence genome and encodes:
- the LOC138140481 gene encoding HEAT repeat-containing protein 5B isoform X4 gives rise to the protein MEHQNRRLKNLNIFSIMELSHSLTLNEEALAQIPPAKRPVFIFEWLRFLDKVLVAAQKNDIKGCQKKLVEQLMNHIQESPGPPTRKLIARSLATLFSVGDTFLLFDTVNKCNDILKNKDDSPSFLPTRLAAICCVGTMYEKLGRMMGRSYEETVQILIRSLRSAESQTRIEIMLTLEKVCAGMGNAISNVHKDIYKAARHCLIDRVMAVRCAATRCLLEMLNHAPFLYTSELESLATLCFRAFDGSNYEVRCSVAKLLGALIAMTQNQKPEKTPQLKGLKLVSLDEALGILMAGFLRGGVGFLKGTGEIIKGSSSVNREVRVGVTHAYVIFVQILGSVWLERNIKSFLSHILYLVANPKAASSHVDAVYSRKCINFILRSVLGKMLGEKAQSSACKEIAQIIVKEMNSIDFNPENAKDFNQETLFSQHLLVCALQEIGCLVLSLGTTAHDLITDQTLNLIDATVSVLIHPCQAARLAAAWCLRCICVAVPSQITPLIDRCVTGIEEYRTSPEAIAGYSGALAAVLGGVNLSPLGVPHTKGKIIFNTAEELLRSASQNSRLSLNRTHAGWLLIGAIMTLGVPVVRGLLPRMLLLWRNSFPRSTKELDSEKARGDAFTWQVTLEGRAGALSAMHSFLQHCHELVTEDINRRLLAPIESALAMLTNISSILKSYGQQLKAPAAMVRLRLYETLLLLPPQSFESSYTHLLRMLVAEFTLTENPANTTTSQMRTVCHADDSVILGTWLQETDHRTIEDQLQPNSAAGSGALEHDPCCLYRQISMSEIIPGPLPLGVAVIDMSVLLFGQIFPRVANKHRLQMVDHFAECIKHAKSSRQEAVQMNVFTALLSGLKGLTEAKMSIGQEDVKKAAASLIVGALTSPNPILRCAAGEAVGRMAQVVSDPKFTAELAQTSFDRLKSARDVASRTGHSLALGCLHRYVGGMGSSQHLNTSVSILLALAQDQTSPVVQVWSLHALALIADSGGPMFRGYVEPSLSLALKLLLNVPQSYIDVHQCIGKVLSALITTIGPELQGNTSSICMARSSFLCACAIMQDHQDPLVQAEATGCLQQLHLFAPRHVNLSSLVPTLCRTLSSNHLLLRKAAISCLRQLAQREAKEVCEHAMTFASESRDTNTVEGLLITETGLPGVFFSMLDTETDAALIKDIHDTLISMLQMLAADNLSQWLGLCKDVLTIATDSTNMEDQQSVSTNDADENDEQEADDDQAEFHAEDDSSTHPAVQPRWPTRVFAAECVRKIITACESSASKTTHFDLIQAKEMQLNKGKTDFLVLHLSELIRMAFIAATSDSDPLRLEGLKTLQDIIEKFSKVPEPEFPGHLLLEQFQAQVGAALRPAFAPDTSSHVTAAACEVCSTWIGSNVARDLNDLRRVHQLLVSSLTKLQNKTNTTQLYNESLATLEKLAILKAWAEVYIVAMRGSESSSLDLVTTVNANDDEFGDFEYKGENLLTLVQPELVSLSQHWLAALKDHALLSLPAEFASQLPHDGGAFYTNDTMESSRPHYMSSWPPILHAAALWLNSGGFDKVSNEDNDNANNNTVDSCGDKFHLLFGICMEALCSPRSIEPLESIVTCLRALYTLLDSTYARELILVDNSLGIELCNVLHRLILTRDNHTCQLLCMEVLKQVIKAAQERLDKEKKNKLNEISNQQDGSTADVDLLGEGGECGDILPGKSLVFSILEVCLCLLVRQLPSLSPSPNSTIVNSLRIMQTPDESGRLIAASLSCMENLHKLCSPQGAISILPTVLYLTTGVIKEMATKNINDVTVLANNASVQAALHCLKVLATDRYCNDSRSCDTWQKLLQSALAKIIDLAKTGSDENKLDEVTMMLAIAVFVLHAPSRVVTAPNLQYPCINHFRQCLQSSNSTVRLKCVQTLKSLFAHPDRTVATPYIHTLAPRLVEFLYSDSARNIFSDGELVVTLETIVTVESLIELAEPQNRIQMLTLLVPILISYLLEGQALRSANKYSLNLHEISLQRLMKIGPKYPQEFKKLMSQTSDLRVKLESAIRSKQQNHIKIKNGMNVNKPVTNHHPSIKLKTDFSNFS
- the LOC138140481 gene encoding HEAT repeat-containing protein 5B isoform X5, whose product is MELSHSLTLNEEALAQIPPAKRPVFIFEWLRFLDKVLVAAQKNDIKGCQKKLVEQLMNHIQESPGPPTRKLIARSLATLFSVGDTFLLFDTVNKCNDILKNKDDSPSFLPTRLAAICCVGTMYEKLGRMMGRSYEETVQILIRSLRSAESQTRIEIMLTLEKVCAGMGNAISNVHKDIYKAARHCLIDRVMAVRCAATRCLLEMLNHAPFLYTSELESLATLCFRAFDGSNYEVRCSVAKLLGALIAMTQNQKPEKTPQLKGLKLVSLDEALGILMAGFLRGGVGFLKGTGEIIKGSSSVNREVRVGVTHAYVIFVQILGSVWLERNIKSFLSHILYLVANPKAASSHVDAVYSRKCINFILRSVLGKMLGEKAQSSACKEIAQIIVKEMNSIDFNPENAKDFNQETLFSQHLLVCALQEIGCLVLSLGTTAHDLITDQTLNLIDATVSVLIHPCQAARLAAAWCLRCICVAVPSQITPLIDRCVTGIEEYRTSPEAIAGYSGALAAVLGGVNLSPLGVPHTKGKIIFNTAEELLRSASQNSRLSLNRTHAGWLLIGAIMTLGVPVVRGLLPRMLLLWRNSFPRSTKELDSEKARGDAFTWQVTLEGRAGALSAMHSFLQHCHELVTEDINRRLLAPIESALAMLTNISSILKSYGQQLKAPAAMVRLRLYETLLLLPPQSFESSYTHLLRMLVAEFTLTENPANTTTSQMRTVCHADDSVILGTWLQETDHRTIEDQMEPNRRADGEHLQPNSAAGSGALEHDPCCLYRQISMSEIIPGPLPLGVAVIDMSVLLFGQIFPRVANKHRLQMVDHFAECIKHAKSSRQEAVQMNVFTALLSGLKGLTEAKMSIGQEDVKKAAASLIVGALTSPNPILRCAAGEAVGRMAQVVSDPKFTAELAQTSFDRLKSARDVASRTGHSLALGCLHRYVGGMGSSQHLNTSVSILLALAQDQTSPVVQVWSLHALALIADSGGPMFRGYVEPSLSLALKLLLNVPQSYIDVHQCIGKVLSALITTIGPELQGNTSSICMARSSFLCACAIMQDHQDPLVQAEATGCLQQLHLFAPRHVNLSSLVPTLCRTLSSNHLLLRKAAISCLRQLAQREAKEVCEHAMTFASESRDTNTVEGLLITETGLPGVFFSMLDTETDAALIKDIHDTLISMLQMLAADNLSQWLGLCKDVLTIATDSTNMEDQQSVSTNDADENDEQEADDDQAEFHAEDDSSTHPAVQPRWPTRVFAAECVRKIITACESSASKTTHFDLIQAKEMQLNKGKTDFLVLHLSELIRMAFIAATSDSDPLRLEGLKTLQDIIEKFSKVPEPEFPGHLLLEQFQAQVGAALRPAFAPDTSSHVTAAACEVCSTWIGSNVARDLNDLRRVHQLLVSSLTKLQNKTNTTQLYNESLATLEKLAILKAWAEVYIVAMRGSESSSLDLVTTVNANDDEFGDFEYKGENLLTLVQPELVSLSQHWLAALKDHALLSLPAEFASQLPHDGGAFYTNDTMESSRPHYMSSWPPILHAAALWLNSGGFDKVSNEDNDNANNNTVDSCGDKFHLLFGICMEALCSPRSIEPLESIVTCLRALYTLLDSTYARELILVDNSLGIELCNVLHRLILTRDNHTCQLLCMEVLKQVIKAAQERLDKEKKNKLNEISNQQDGSTADVDLLGEGGECGDILPGKSLVFSILEVCLCLLVRQLPSLSPSPNSTIVNSLRIMQTPDESGRLIAASLSCMENLHKLCSPQGAISILPTVLYLTTGVIKEMATKNINDVTVLANNASVQAALHCLKVLATDRYCNDSRSCDTWQKLLQSALAKIIDLAKTGSDENKLDEVTMMLAIAVFVLHAPSRVVTAPNLQYPCINHFRQCLQSSNSTVRLKCVQTLKSLFAHPDRTVATPYIHTLAPRLVEFLYSDSARNIFSDGELVVTLETIVTVESLIELAEPQNRDIMQGIQMLTLLVPILISYLLEGQALRSANKYSLNLHEISLQRLMKIGPKYPQEFKKLMSQTSDLRVKLESAIRSKQQNHIKIKNGMNVNKPVTNHHPSIKLKTDFSNFS